TATAATTTCTCCCACTCTAATATCCAGTTTCAAAAAATCTTCAAAAGATACCATGATGCTCTCCTTTACAGCTTACGGTTTTCGCGTTAAATCCTTTACCACTTCTCCGGCAATAATCAGACCTGCAACGGAGGGTACAAAAGAAACACTGCCCGGAACAGAACGTCTGGCAGAACAGCTGCGACTAGTTGTGGGCGGGCATACACAGTGACTATGACAGCTGTTTGCTTCATCTTCCAATGGTTTCATCGGCTCTTCCTGCGAATAAACCACTTTCAGCTTTTTAACTCCTTTTTTACGAAGTTCTTTTCGCATCACCTTTGCCAAGGGGCAGTTTTGAGTCTGGAAAAGATCTGCTACCTGAAAGGCCGTAGGGTCCAATTTATTTCCTGCTCCCATACTACTAATGATTTTTATTCCCGTTTTCTGCGCTTCTATCACCAAGTCCATTTTAGCCGACACCGTGTCTACCGCATCAATGATGTAATCAATCTGATGATCAGTAGTTTCATGAAAGGCTTTTACTTCTTCCCATTTCAGTGGGTTATCGACCCCTTCCACTGTTGAAGTCTGCGTTTGTTTATCAGCTATATAAAACCGCTTCCATCCCTGAACTTCCGCTTTTGGATTAATTGCTATGATTCGTTCTTTCATTACTTCCACTTTCGACTTGCCTATTGTTTGATGAGTGGCGTGTATCTGTCGGTTGATGTTCGTAATACAAATATCATCATCATCGATCAGTATAAACTTTCCAACTCCTGATCGGGCTAAGCCTTCAGCCGCAAAAGTACCTACTCCTCCTATCCCAAAAATAGCTACCCTGCTTTGTGATAAGGTCTCAATCCCCGCTTTCCCAAGCAACATTTCACTCCTTGAAAAGGCATGCAACATTGTTTTTCGTCCTTTCTTTTTTCATTCATTCTTCATGAAAACCCTTTAATATGAGAG
This portion of the Tindallia magadiensis genome encodes:
- a CDS encoding tRNA threonylcarbamoyladenosine dehydratase, whose protein sequence is MLHAFSRSEMLLGKAGIETLSQSRVAIFGIGGVGTFAAEGLARSGVGKFILIDDDDICITNINRQIHATHQTIGKSKVEVMKERIIAINPKAEVQGWKRFYIADKQTQTSTVEGVDNPLKWEEVKAFHETTDHQIDYIIDAVDTVSAKMDLVIEAQKTGIKIISSMGAGNKLDPTAFQVADLFQTQNCPLAKVMRKELRKKGVKKLKVVYSQEEPMKPLEDEANSCHSHCVCPPTTSRSCSARRSVPGSVSFVPSVAGLIIAGEVVKDLTRKP